In Heteronotia binoei isolate CCM8104 ecotype False Entrance Well chromosome 5, APGP_CSIRO_Hbin_v1, whole genome shotgun sequence, the DNA window aagtagAGAACCTGTTACAACATTACAAATCAGtgtcaattttatttattttgttttatggcGTTTAATACAGCTACTTGCCTAATTGAACATTAATTCAAATGTGCACATTGATGTCTCATACTTGTAGGCTGTTCCATTTATTTGACTGCATAACCTGATCAGCACTTGAGAAAAAAAATGCCTTTGAACCCATGGAAATTAATAAGGTAGCTCTTGCAGTAAGGAAGGCTAGCGCACCATTAAAATTCACTAGATTGGGGTGACTGATTAATCCTATAGATCACAGTATGAAATATAAGAAGCTTAGTGACTCTTACTGAAGAAAAATGGGACAACTCATAGGTTTAATCAGAAGCATAAGTGTTTTATGTAATAATGTCCAGTGTGCTTGCCATCTTTTAAGGACTAACCAATGGATGGCAAAGCGCATTGAATAATACAGACTAAAAATTCCCGAATTACTAATCAATCTGTATCTTTATTATAATTCAGCTTGCCCAAAAACATATTAATGATAAAATCACCATGCTGAAAACATTCATTAGAATGGTCCCATCCCTATCTAGTCTCTTAACATTTGGGTCACTAGTTATAACAAGTTGAGTTTATTTGTTAAGAATTGTAAAATAATTTTCAACCAATACTTGCACTTTCTACTAAACCATACAAAGTAGCTCAATTTAAGTGTATTTGAGATAATCTCTAATCTACATGATATCAATGTTTCTATAGCTAGAATTTAGTTGTTCTGTGAAATATTCAGTTAAGACTATGCAAATTGTATGGACTACATCTTGCCAGTTTTTTCTATTAAGAGGGAGGAGAGGACCCTTTCTGACTACTAAAAAGGCTGTACTGAAGATGATGGGACCTATGCAGACAACAGCTAAATAGGacattggctacaacagggagggTTGGAGACATGAATACGAGTGGAAAAGCAGGTGGGATCCAGCCCAATATCTCTTGAATATACTAAACATTTATAAGATAGTCAATGAGAAAAATGACTTTAAACATTGATAATTCTTTTCTTCTTGCACAGGTGCATTGCTTTGGGTTTCAAGTGTCATCTTCCTAATGCCTGCGGTGAATTGCTGTCCCTCAAAATGTCAGTGTcatcagttttcaaaaacagtGGACTGTAGGAACCGAGGGcttgctgaagtcccttcctACTTACCTGCTGAAACTCAAATATTATTGTTGTCAAATAATCACATTCAGAAAATCAATCACAGTGTTTTTATTGAGACTACAATTCTCAAAATTTTGGATTTATCTAATAATTCTATCTCAGGTCTGCTGCCTAACACTTTCAAAGGACTGCGATATCTACAGATCCTAAATTTAACTAGAAACTTCATTGAATATGTAGACAACAAGACTTTTAATTCCCTCCCTCACTTAAAAGAACTGGATTTATCATCCAACAATATAGTAAGTCTGCCTAGAACTCTAGGAAATAACACAGGGAACATAACTTTACTGTCTCTGAAGCATAATAAACTTCAGAAAGTAGACAGACTTCTGTTAGAATCACTTCCAAATCTGAAAGTTGTTCTTTTCAAGGGTAACTCCTGGCTATGCAACTGTCATGTCTTTGGCCTTAAATTGTGGCTGGAGACTTTTTTATACAGAGGTAAGTGACTTTTCTGTACTACATGTATTATATGTTAAGTAAATGTTAAGATATACTTCACTGTACCAGTGTATTGTGGGTTTCTTATTAATCCAAGGAAGCACTAAATAATATgaaaaaactgtttttaaaaataatatccttATGTAGATTTTACTGTATAGCATGTGCATCttctacatttttatttatttatattatatttatttaagTCTACATTTCTAAGTAgccttaaacatttttttaaaatatacatatagATCATTATAGCTATTAGCAAGCAAAGACAGTGTTTGGGAGAAGGGAACAATGGTCTGTACAAACACAATTCATATATTCCAGCATTCTGAACTGATGCAACTACTACAACTTCTGCTTGAGTATTTATTGTATCTAAAAGAGACTATTCAACTTTTGCAGCTGTATACTTTTAcaatggtttgtttttaaaatccatagaatttaaaaatgaaaacattgTAGTGGATCTAAGGGACCACTTTAGAGCAGAGTACATAATTATTATTTGGtttatttatagtctacctttcttgctgagatttaaggTGGATTACATAATTGCCACATCCTACTTCTACACAATAATATGCAAGGCAGTAGTAACACGAATTATTTTCACCACTATCACTCAACTACAAAAACAGGGGGTCAGGAAATGTGTGCCGCTTTAATCCTATAGTAATCCTATGCAGATTTATTCCAGTCTAAATcagttgaagtcaatgggttggGACTGTGAACTGTTAAGTATACCAAGCTAGAATGTAAGAAGATCCACATTGGATCACGCTGAACTGTGACCACTGAGATCTTTTTGTTTTGTCCCCACATTTTATACTCAGAGGGATGCACTCTCTGAACATGATCTAATTCAATTAGCCCTGTGTAGCACAGTCCCGTGTGGCAGCTGGAACCATACAACTGGGCCATGGTTTTTTTCTGGTAGAGTCTGtcaagaggagggaaagaggaaaagctgaagagggGAGTGGGCAGATCTGACAAATTTCAGTCCTACATGAATGTGAGTATATAATGATCAAAACTAatagcccaatccagacatatgtggcgGGCAGGCACTTGGGCGTGGGCAGAACTACAGAGTCACTcgtctctttttttgggggggggggtttaactttttattacatttaacaacaacaacaacatatatatatatatatacacacacacaaaacataaacttagggatgtagaccgcgggatgcattatatacttatatcattagaatacaaatcctttgttctaacgTAACCCAAATCATACATtctacagttaacccctttttacactatattcttattatctttcccccataaccattcatacaataagttccatttcccttctatttgtctatttgttaatttcttctcttaatatctcctcagctcagtctagaaccaaccaaaaatactttctttcttctgcactatgatccaaaagaacatttggcatttcaagtcatcttactttGTTTATAAATCACATagtatcaatttaattccctgcaacaacaacaaaaaaacagcaatttcggaatacactttcatacaataaattccattttccttctatctgtttgtctatttgttaatttcttctcttaatatctccatcaaAGTATCTAGctcagctaagtctagaactaacgaaaaaaaaaaacctttctttcttctacactgtggtccaaaaaagaagaaaaaaaaattggcatttcaaatcatcttactttgttAATGAATTGTatggtatcaatttgtttccctgcaacaaagcaaccagcaatttcggaatacactttcttcagttttattggtgtaatatgacaacgatataactttaatgatttgtctctcattgtctggcagaccaattccttcattttcctcctaatacaccttatataaacctctctcagcaagaggtgttccttgaaataaataaggcaagctctatagccattttctatatctttcttcagttcctttttcttcataccaagaactggtgtcaagatctctactatcacctcctttatatCGTCATAActatcctctggaatattctgcattcctgaaatatgcacTACCTGTGCCAtttctattctcactaatctgtccccttcgtat includes these proteins:
- the LRTM1 gene encoding leucine-rich repeat and transmembrane domain-containing protein 1 yields the protein MKGALLWVSSVIFLMPAVNCCPSKCQCHQFSKTVDCRNRGLAEVPSYLPAETQILLLSNNHIQKINHSVFIETTILKILDLSNNSISGLLPNTFKGLRYLQILNLTRNFIEYVDNKTFNSLPHLKELDLSSNNIVSLPRTLGNNTGNITLLSLKHNKLQKVDRLLLESLPNLKVVLFKGNSWLCNCHVFGLKLWLETFLYRGGISDGVICSTPENWKGKDLLKIPYEMYGICPPTASHVKKDNNLHSNSEHKISLKHTHHNEHGDSSRSHCEPKPKPRPVSLRHAIATVVITGVVCGIVCLMMLAAAVYGCAYAAITAKYHREHLPPGKEKGNLEGKEPFESSLA